In Halomarina salina, one DNA window encodes the following:
- a CDS encoding Cdc6/Cdc18 family protein has protein sequence MTDDIFATGDIFANRELVRVGHVPELDRVVGRDNEINEVGRALGPATQGGPPETTIIYGKTGTGKSLVARCVTREAHRRATENDRSLQYAYVDCSDYQTEAKASREMARELVKRLTTDRTIPRVGIGAADYRDITWELLDLHDVDAFVVILDEIDKLADDELLRSLSRARESGKADAFVGVICISNKIEYRERLNERVDSSLQDNELVFDPYDADQLSNILNNRRDAFKQGVLDDAVVTKTAALAAREHGDARKAVDTFYEAGQLAERAGADRVTVNFVDDAVRQAEINRFERLVSGQPPHVKLILRALAALTEQRDASRFRTADIYDVYVNFAESEGADPLSYDRVSRLLKEQSFLGITDTTHTGGGPSKGSYLEHRLMRDTDIILDAMRSD, from the coding sequence ATGACCGATGATATCTTTGCGACGGGTGATATCTTCGCCAATCGGGAGTTGGTTCGTGTTGGCCACGTCCCGGAACTTGACCGCGTCGTCGGCCGTGACAATGAAATCAACGAGGTCGGGCGAGCGTTGGGCCCGGCGACACAAGGCGGGCCACCCGAGACGACCATCATCTACGGGAAGACAGGGACCGGGAAGTCACTCGTTGCGAGGTGTGTCACTCGGGAGGCCCACCGACGAGCGACGGAGAACGATCGCTCCCTCCAGTACGCGTACGTCGACTGTTCGGACTACCAGACCGAGGCAAAAGCTAGCCGCGAGATGGCACGTGAGCTAGTCAAGCGACTCACCACCGACCGCACCATCCCACGAGTCGGCATCGGTGCAGCGGACTACCGCGACATTACGTGGGAACTTCTCGATCTTCATGACGTAGATGCGTTCGTCGTGATTCTCGACGAAATCGACAAGCTCGCCGATGACGAACTTTTGCGCAGTCTTTCGCGGGCTCGAGAATCGGGCAAGGCCGATGCGTTCGTTGGCGTCATCTGCATCTCGAACAAAATCGAATACCGCGAGCGGCTCAACGAACGCGTTGATTCGAGTCTACAGGACAATGAACTCGTGTTTGACCCGTATGACGCTGACCAACTCAGCAACATCCTCAACAACCGACGTGACGCTTTCAAGCAGGGCGTATTAGATGACGCCGTCGTCACCAAGACAGCGGCGCTCGCAGCGCGCGAGCATGGGGATGCCCGCAAGGCCGTGGACACGTTTTACGAGGCCGGGCAGCTAGCCGAGCGCGCCGGGGCCGACCGCGTGACTGTCAATTTCGTCGACGATGCCGTTCGACAGGCAGAGATCAACCGGTTTGAGCGACTCGTGAGCGGGCAACCCCCTCATGTGAAACTCATCCTTCGAGCACTCGCAGCCCTGACCGAGCAACGTGACGCCTCGCGGTTCAGAACAGCTGATATCTATGACGTGTACGTCAACTTCGCCGAGTCTGAGGGAGCCGACCCACTCTCGTACGACCGAGTGTCGCGCCTGCTCAAGGAGCAATCATTTCTGGGTATCACCGACACCACGCATACGGGCGGCGGGCCTAGCAAGGGGAGCTACCTCGAACACCGATTAATGCGCGACACCGACATCATCCTCGACGCAATGCGGTCCGACTGA
- a CDS encoding type II toxin-antitoxin system VapC family toxin has translation MHGVTRAFMAFVRDGDLPYRRLIVNDHIVDEAATRLKKQASMQNAASFLRTLDESRLYQFQTVSEAVFDEAKATFVEWTDLDAAFTDFVVAAHMNTLEVDHILTFDRHYDAFDVTTLPYHSQD, from the coding sequence ATGCACGGTGTCACGCGGGCGTTCATGGCGTTCGTCCGCGACGGGGACCTCCCCTATCGGCGACTCATCGTCAACGATCACATCGTCGATGAGGCGGCCACTCGGTTGAAAAAGCAGGCATCGATGCAGAACGCGGCGTCGTTCCTGAGGACGCTCGACGAAAGTAGACTCTATCAGTTCCAAACTGTCTCCGAGGCCGTATTCGATGAGGCCAAAGCAACGTTCGTCGAGTGGACCGATCTGGACGCTGCATTCACTGACTTTGTCGTCGCCGCCCATATGAACACCCTAGAGGTTGACCACATTCTCACCTTCGACCGGCACTACGATGCGTTCGATGTGACAACGCTCCCATATCACAGTCAGGACTGA